From a region of the Streptomyces caniferus genome:
- a CDS encoding SDR family oxidoreductase has translation MTMTATVMAAATAATGPRPLTGKVALVTGGSRGIGEATALRLAADGAAVALTYRSRKDKAEQVVEEIEQAGGRARAVRADSGDAEAVRASVAGTVAHFGRLDILVNNAGIGVLGPFEGISLDDVDRVLRTNVRAPFLAAQAAAAHLAEGGRIISIGSCMAERVAFPGGTLYATSKAALSGLTRTLAKELGPRGITANLITPGPIDTEMNPADGESARMQAGLTALGSYGRAWDVAATVAHLAGEGGRYITGASIAVDGGFAA, from the coding sequence ATGACGATGACGGCGACCGTGATGGCGGCGGCGACGGCGGCGACCGGCCCCCGGCCGCTCACCGGCAAGGTGGCCCTGGTGACCGGCGGCAGCCGGGGCATCGGCGAGGCGACGGCGCTGCGGCTGGCCGCCGACGGTGCGGCGGTGGCCCTGACCTACCGGAGCCGGAAGGACAAGGCCGAGCAGGTCGTCGAGGAGATCGAGCAGGCCGGCGGGCGGGCCCGGGCGGTACGGGCCGACAGCGGTGACGCGGAGGCGGTGCGGGCCTCGGTGGCCGGCACCGTCGCACACTTCGGGCGGCTGGACATCCTGGTGAACAACGCGGGCATCGGCGTGCTCGGCCCCTTCGAGGGGATCTCCCTCGACGATGTCGACCGGGTGCTGCGGACCAATGTCCGGGCCCCGTTCCTGGCGGCGCAGGCCGCGGCCGCTCATCTGGCCGAGGGCGGCCGGATCATCTCCATCGGCAGCTGTATGGCCGAGCGGGTCGCCTTCCCCGGCGGCACCCTCTACGCCACCAGCAAGGCCGCCCTCTCCGGCCTGACCCGCACCCTGGCCAAGGAGCTGGGGCCGCGCGGCATCACCGCCAACCTCATCACCCCGGGCCCCATCGACACCGAGATGAACCCGGCCGACGGCGAGAGCGCCCGGATGCAGGCCGGGCTCACCGCCCTGGGGTCGTACGGCCGGGCCTGGGACGTCGCGGCGACCGTGGCCCATCTCGCGGGCGAGGGCGGACGGTACATCACGGGCGCCTCGATCGCGGTGGACGGCGGCTTCGCGGCCTGA
- a CDS encoding FadR/GntR family transcriptional regulator, which produces MAVTDEAIEKIKGMIVSGALRPGDRLPKESELAADLGLSRNSLREAVRALSLIRILDVRQGDGTYVTSLDPQLLLEAMSFVVDFHRDDTVLEFLAVRRILEPAATAMAAGRMGLAELDALEAQLDALGPSPSVEDLVACDLEFHRGIVAASGNSVLCSLLDGISGPTTRARIWRGLTQKDAVARTLTEHRAILGALRDRDAEAARAWATVHIASVEQWLRASL; this is translated from the coding sequence ATGGCGGTCACCGACGAGGCCATCGAGAAGATCAAGGGCATGATCGTCTCCGGCGCGCTGCGGCCGGGCGACCGGCTGCCGAAGGAGAGCGAGCTGGCAGCCGATCTCGGCCTGTCCCGCAACTCGCTGCGCGAGGCGGTGCGCGCGCTCTCCCTCATCCGCATCCTGGATGTGCGCCAGGGCGACGGCACCTACGTCACCAGCCTCGATCCGCAACTCCTGCTGGAGGCCATGAGCTTCGTGGTGGACTTCCACCGCGATGACACGGTGCTGGAATTCCTCGCCGTCCGCCGGATCCTGGAGCCGGCCGCCACGGCGATGGCGGCCGGCCGGATGGGCCTGGCGGAACTGGACGCGCTGGAGGCCCAGTTGGACGCACTGGGGCCGAGCCCCTCGGTCGAGGACCTGGTCGCCTGCGATCTGGAGTTCCACCGCGGGATCGTCGCGGCGTCCGGCAACTCCGTGCTGTGCTCGCTGCTGGACGGGATCTCCGGGCCGACCACCCGGGCCAGGATCTGGCGGGGGCTGACGCAGAAGGACGCGGTGGCCCGCACGCTCACCGAGCACCGCGCGATCCTCGGCGCGCTGCGCGACCGGGACGCGGAGGCGGCTCGGGCGTGGGCGACGGTGCACATCGCCAGCGTGGAGCAGTGGTTGCGCGCGTCGCTGTGA